TTATATATGAGGAAACGAAATCGATGACGAGCCAAACTGGGAGAATCAATAAATAATCTTACGAACAACTGAATTTGTGATCGACGGCGAGATACCTCGCCGGTAACGGAGAAGGTGACGGAGGTAATAGGCCCTAACCGAACCAAGGGTGCCAAATATAACAAAACCGTACCGAACCAAAAATTTAAATCGAACGGTTTTACTTACTTAAACCGTACCgaaccaaaaatttaaaatcgaACGGTTTTACTTACTTAACTTCAAACCGAACTAACCGAAAGTAATTTTGTTCCACTTCGGTTTCatggatattattttattaaactattaaggttttttataaacaaaatccTTTGCACactacattttaaaaaaatgcaaattaatcatatgaattaaaaatagaaatataatataacacGTCTTTATCATgatcaaatttataaaatctatactattaaaccGAAGTATANCCCATGCACCCGAATTTACATATAGTAATGTCCaccttttaccaaaaacaagTCATTTATGGATATTATCAGGAAGTTCGTGCGGATCTAGTCTAATTCTTTTTTCGATCCATAAAGATCAAGATCAAATGAACATACCCTTTCGTCCCGCCGAAAGAAAATCTATTTCTAGCCTCTCAGTGAATAATGATCAAGTGAgccaaaaaaattttagttCGGATTTTGCGGATCAAAAAAACTTAGGGATTTCCAATTATTCAGAATTGAATGGAGTTTCGGAAGCTCTAGTTTTGCCCGTATGGAATATGTTGAGAAGAAGTTTCCATTGTTCCTCTGTAAAACCGACAATATTAGACGGAGAAGGAGAGGATCGCGGGCGAGGAGAGCTGATTTCAAGCCGCCGAAAACTAGTTGGATTTGAAACTTTTGaatgtcttttttgttttgaaaataatatataatatcatgaGTCAAagtctatattaattttttataaaaaagtataaCATATATGATCGTATAAACGTTTAAAAGATATGAAGattatattgcataatattttaattatatataattaatctacATTTTTGGGAGATAAGGataaaactacaaaatttaggatttgaaaagtttttttttacagaaaaccCCCTATTATTAATATTAGCACAGACAGCATATTACATTTCTCCATACTATTTGCTTTTTATAAATGAATCAACCAATCCTACGAAAAAGGGAACTGTATAGGAATCGAAATCATGTGTTTCGGCCGAGTAGAGGAGGAAGGCActactattataatttttagaagAAAACTACTACTTGCTTAGTAGTAACAAGCTAAGTAAGAACAGGTATGTTCTCATCACTCATCACTAACTACGTGCCAAGCTATGGTTAGGTACCGGAGATCGACCCTTCCTGTACTGTAAAGAGAATAAAGATTGGCCAAcgttatttattttgattttagattAAATCTATTAATCTATCTAATATAAAAACCAAGTTTGGCCGGTTGGACGTCGCGACTAGCCCATCCAATTATTATAATAGAATCCAATTTGTACCAGGAAATTTGGAAGTATTGATTCATCACCATGCATGCTGATCTTTTTCTAAAACTGATAGCTAGGTGTGACGTATACCAACAATTGGCCCCGGCCCAAAATTTTTGAAGCTGTTAGTACGAAAGAAAAGATATTATTTAGATGAGACTTACGTGATCCACAATTTCACATGGTCTATCACTCTCTTCTGTTCGGAAATGTTACTGTTGATAACGACAATGAAATTGTTTTCGAGCGCTGGATCAAGTAAACTAGCTACGTACGTATTTGAGATGAACTGTGCAAATTTGGCTAAGTCATGATGACCCgctttttatcattttctttaatatgaTCAGTCATATATGACTAGTATATGAGTTTGGATTAGTCTAATTAGTAGACTTTCTCTCATTAATTATCCGATATTTCATTTATCTGTAAAATCTTCTTTTGCTAAAAGTTTAGAACATATTTAGATGAAAGTTGAAACTAGATttcttgagttttatttttctctttgtaaACAGTTTTAATTTGCTCCGAATTACTAACCTAggaatctttttaaaatatataatttattattcgttatatatattaagattagTTTCATATAAAGATTTTCGAGTTTCCTCATGATTTAAAAATTACGTGGGAACGTTTGGAACTATGGCGTATATGGGACAAAGCATATCATATATCACCCActgtatattattaattaagacCATATACATGCATTACAAACACAAGCTACAAAGATTATAATATTCGTTTCCGAAGAGAAAATTCGAGTTTTATAAACACAagctacaaaatatatatattgctaatGATGGAGATTACCTTAATTAGATATCACGCGGTTTGATTAAACGAATCTTCGTCAGCACAAACTTTGTTTACACTTATTATTTGAGACTAGCAGAAGAAACCCTAGCAGTCACTTTCATAGATTCgttgagaaaaacaaacttCTCCTCAAACCGCACTAACCCAAAAATACACTTTTGGTTCGAGTTCGGTTCGCTGGATTGGGAGAAACATTTCACCGATCGAGAATCATTTTTCTTGCTATGTACTATGTAGTCTATATGTTTTACGACAAAATCAGGATTCTAATTAAACCGTTAAAGATGAAAACCAATATATGCTGCATCGATCATCAATCATAAAACTAAACCACGACTAGAGATTTTTGTAATCGGTCTCTATTTTTCAGTTAGGGAAATTAATTTGAAGGCattatagatttgtttttttcttcatttctttttatttcttagaaACCTTCTATACGACACCATCATATGCCAGTGGTTCCCACTAATGTCCCATTCAGTCATCGAAGGtgaaaaaaacaacatatttctCCATAATTTTCTCGTACTGTTTGATATTCTTGTCTCTTAAATACATGGAAAATGCATGTGGATTGATCAACTAATCCtacagaaaaatagaaagaaatatatCTAAACGTGAGAAActgaaaatcatattttcagaTTAGTAGGAAAACTCAATTTCTTCGTGTTGTCCAGACAAATCTTTGACTAATATTAAATCATACGGTTTTGATTTCTTGATCAGTAAGAACAGGTGTGCTTGCATCACCCACTGCGTCCCGTTGGCTGATGTCCGACCATGACCAGCAATCAAATATTCGCCACTTGAATCTCTGGTCCACTCTTCAAAAAAATGGACTAAACTATAATAGAATCTTTTTTCGTTCGTATTGATTTCATTATGCTTGCAATCAAAACAAACGTGACGAACCATCAATTTTAGGGCCGCAGAAATTAGTTTTTTATACaaacgaaaatatatttaaatgagaACTTTCGTTGTTAACATCGTTTAAGATTTATGTGGCATATGGTGATATGGACCCATTTGCATACGGCCATACGGGACAAAGCATCGTccatatattttaaacaaacatgCATAATGCATTAccatttatatttgttgttatctGAGTTATATAAACAGTGGCTAcactataattttaaaagattttttgatGTTGCTAAATGGAGATTGATAGATATCTTCACACGATTTGATTAAAAGAATCTTCGTCAGCACACACTCTGTTCACACTTATTACCTACGCACTGTCCGTCTTTAATGTACTTTAAATACTCATAATGGTTTGACCTGAAAAACGTATCCTAGTATTTTGAATCTTTTagtcccaagtggttttctctTCTGTTAACGTATTTTGTTTCTTGACCTTTTTTTCATTAGAACATGAACACCAACgataatgatattaaaaaattgtatcatatattaataaaggacaaaatagaaaatttaatgattttcttaatatgtgtgaaaaatcctaaaatgacaatgtttcatattaagtgtcattttagaatttttcacacatattaggaaaatcattaaattttcttttttaccctttattaatatattatacaattttttctattggtcaaCACATTAAATTAGTAGggataaaattagaaaatttatcaAACATCTATATTGGAAATACAAAGTGacacttattttgaaacaaaattctcagtaaaaaatgacacttaatataaaacggagagagtaatattttttagttatctTGACGAGATTAAGCATTTTTGGACCACTAATTAATAAGGTGATCATATCACTTTTTACACTAGATGAacgaaatatcaaatatatatcatgtgtTCGGATACTTTAAAATCAACCGGCGATGAGTCGATGGACCACATCCTTTATATATAACGCAAGtttcttttcaacttttttatatacaaaatcttTCTCCGCATCACTCATTTTTAAATGGCGTATTTCAATTGTAAACCGAGattaaccaaaaatcaataacataataacacaAATAACATACTTTCAGAATCAATATTCTAtagagtttgtttgtttaaaattagGGTATTAAGAGCAACGACTTTGCAACTATTACACTGGGCATGTTTCATGTGATTGTATAATGTGCTACGTACCTTAATAAATTTCCATCTCTCTATAAATTGAAGAGTGTGATGTGCATCCTCGATACACAAACATCTTCATATCTCCTCTAATCTTATCACCAACAAGTACCATAACAAAAATGGATACAAGGCTCATCGACACCTTACCTTCCTTAAGGTTCGTCTCTCCAACCCCTTGttaatacacacacacacacacacacacatacacacaaacaaacacgcACACACATATAGACATACATACATAGATAATTTTACTTTGAGTTAGTTTGTTCAAATATGCAGCTTTGTATGTAACAATATATGTATATCGCGatgttacatgtatatatatatatcagttttgtACGTAACGATATATGTATATGGCGATGCAGCTATATTGATGATAAGAAGTGTGATGATGAATATGCGTTTGTGAAAGCTCTACGTATGAGTGGTGGAGATGGAGCCAATAGTTACTCTGCCAATTCTCGTCTTCAGGTTCTTAGCTTCAATATcgtcttttctttctttctcttttaaccaaaatatttatcaatatatatattttttttgaatctaatattaaattatattcaaaagaaaaataaacttgtttACATAATTAAATGCAATACTGTTTTGCATATCATCTTATCTTGAAAGTAACCTGACTGCAAACAAACTTGAATTCGACAGTCACCGCCCTCCCCGATGGTGCTCATGCGATTCAATATTACTTGATGATACAGATGTTTTCTTCAATATatcattttgataaaattaatacGGAACTCGAGTATGCATGCGTAAACActagtttatttaatttcaacacgtaattatatatttacacataacTAGTTTGAGTTCATTTACtttatagaaaattaatttCTTAGTGATCTTCATTTAAGTTCCTTACATAATTTTTCTAACTAGTATATTGTCTCTTCTTTGGGTTTGTAGAGAAGAGTTTTATCGATGGCCCAACCAGTCTtggtaaaaaacacaaaagaaatgatgatgaaCTTAGACTTTCCTACGTACATCAAAGTTGCTGAATTGGGTTGTTCTTCCGGACAAAACACGTTTGTGGCTATCTCTGAGATCATTAACACCATTAATGTGTTGTGCCAACATGTGAACAAAAATCCACCAGAAATCGATTGTTGTCTCAACGATCTCCCGGAAAACGATTTCAACACGACCTTCAAGTTTGTACCTTTGTTCAACAAGGAGATGACAAACAAAGCACCGTGTTTTGTCTATGGAGCTCCAGGTTCTTTCTATTCCAGGCTCTTCTCTCGCAACAGCCTCCATTTTATACATTCCTCTTACGCTCTCCATTTTCTCTCTAAGGTACGTacttaaaacataaaagagacTTTGTTATAACATGATAACAtctttctttgtatatataaaacatgAATATTTGATAACTAATTATATGATGTAATTGTGTGTTGAAAGGTTCCTGAGAGACTCGAGAATAATGAGGGGAATGTGTACATAACAAGTTCGAGTCCTGAGAGTGTATACAATGCTTACCTGAATCAGTTCCAAAATGATTTCACGCTGTTTCTAAGGTTACGTTCTGAAGAAGTTGTCTCTAATGGACATATGGTTCTTACCTTAATCGGAAGAAACACTCTTAGCGATCCATTATATAGAGATTGTTGTCACTTTTGGACACTGCTATCAAAATCTCTCCGCGACCTAGTCTTCGAGGTacatcaaatcaattttttttttttcaaacattttgaaTATGTTCATTCATGATGGTCTTAGACTCTTAGGGATTTGAGAGCATGAACACAACCAATACAATCCGTTTTTTTGGAACTTTCGCCGTATTTAGTTATCAAAATCAGGGCCATAATCATAAAAAGACAATAAGAAATAGTCAAAGGAAATAGTaaatactctctccgttttttattacttgtcattttagagataaagttttgtttcataatatttgtcgttttagatttctAATGCAAATGTTTTGCAAAATTTCAATTCTATCCaactttattaatgttttgaccaataaaaaaattagaaaatatattaaaaagggataAAACAGAATATTCAATGGTCTTTTTAATCTGTGTGAAACaaacaagtaataaaaaaaaatagagagagtatTTAATTACTTATTCATTAATGAATATTTTACTACTCCAATTATATGGATTCTTTTAGTTATACTCTTGTTTGGAAGATGCAAATATATACtcgtttaaaaaaaactagagaggctcgtatatataaaaaaagtttttcgtTTGATAGTTTCAAACAATTTAGATTTGTTCAANagtttttttttttttttttttgtcaaccaaagtGAGCTATATattagtaagttttttttttaatatgtatttacTCAggaccaaaatattatttggtTGAATTCAAGACTCATCCCAAACTTTGTCATATAAACAGGGGCTTGTCAGTAAATCAAAGCTGGATACGTTCAACATGCCGTTTTATGATCCAAACGTACATGAACTCAAAGAAGTGATAAGAAAAGAAGGCTCTTTTGAAATCAATGAATTGGAGGCACATAGATTCGATCTTGGTCATAGTAACTGTGACTATTACGAAGAAGATGGGTATGAAGCAGGACGCAATGAAGCCAATTGTATAAGAGTAGTTACTGAACCAATGCTCACTGCACATTTTGGAGAAGACATCATCGATACCTTGTTTGATAAGTACGCACACCATGTGACTCAACATGCCAACTGTAGGAACAAAACGTCTGTCAGTCATGTCCTTTCGTTGATTAAGAAATAATCTACTTATGTGATGTAATTGTTTGTTTAtactgtttttaatttgtttccttcAATAAATTCCAAGACCTGCCACTCAATGTAGCGATGTGATGCCTCGTCTTGGAAAACAGAGTGTGGTTGTAAATTTGTACTATCTTCTTCtgattgtaatttgtaaattgGATTTTCAGATCTCTTGTTTATAACTACAGTTGGTAATAATAAATGACGATGTTCCTGCAAAAGTTGCAGATTCTTCGAGATAAAACCTTAGGAAGAGAAGCATCATCCATCCATCCCACAAAACCCAAAAGTTGgataaaaaataatcaactaTTCACCTTTGTTCATCGCCAAGCTTCGAATAGCTCAACTCTGTAATTCACGCGGCCTACAATACTACTCGCTTTAGACATGGTCGATGACTCGATgtagtcttcttccttttctcctcCCAATCATTGTGTTTCTGTACATAACCTTCATTGTCACAGCTTTTCACCTGAGAGGACTTTATGCCAACAAGTTCTGGAGATTCtacagattcttcttcttcttcttcttcttcttcttcttcttcttcttcttcttcttcttcttcttcttcttcttcttcttctNNNNNNNNNNNNNNNNNNNNNNNNNNNNNNNNNNNNNNNNNNNNNNNNNNNNNNNNNNNNNNNNNNNNNNNNNNNNNNNNNNNNNNNNNAAGCATCCATACATcccacaaaacccaaaacaaaaaaatccaaaagcaTCAACTATTCAACTTTCTTCATCGCCAAGCTTCGAATAGCTAACTCTGTAATTCACGCGTCCCACAATACTACTCGCTTTAGAAATGGTCGCTggagtcttcttcctctgatccTCCCAATCATTGTGTTTCTGTCCATAACCTCCATTGTTACAGATTTTCACCTGAGAAGACTTTATGGCAACAAGTTCTGGAGATGCtagagattcttcttcttcatctgcagACACTTCTGATACGATACTTCTTTGTCTTTCATCTCGGCCTCAGAGTTGTCTAAAGCTTCTTCCTTGTTAGCTTTCATGAGATGGAACAGTTGTCTCTGCTGCTCTGATCACCATTATGGTAACGAGGACTTGGATTTGAGGCAGGAACCAACCTATC
The Camelina sativa cultivar DH55 chromosome 15, Cs, whole genome shotgun sequence DNA segment above includes these coding regions:
- the LOC104745353 gene encoding salicylate/benzoate carboxyl methyltransferase-like, coding for MDTRLIDTLPSLSYIDDKKCDDEYAFVKALRMSGGDGANSYSANSRLQRRVLSMAQPVLVKNTKEMMMNLDFPTYIKVAELGCSSGQNTFVAISEIINTINVLCQHVNKNPPEIDCCLNDLPENDFNTTFKFVPLFNKEMTNKAPCFVYGAPGSFYSRLFSRNSLHFIHSSYALHFLSKVPERLENNEGNVYITSSSPESVYNAYLNQFQNDFTLFLRLRSEEVVSNGHMVLTLIGRNTLSDPLYRDCCHFWTLLSKSLRDLVFEGLVSKSKLDTFNMPFYDPNVHELKEVIRKEGSFEINELEAHRFDLGHSNCDYYEEDGYEAGRNEANCIRVVTEPMLTAHFGEDIIDTLFDKYAHHVTQHANCRNKTSVSHVLSLIKK